A genomic region of Roseofilum casamattae BLCC-M143 contains the following coding sequences:
- a CDS encoding MBOAT family O-acyltransferase encodes MSFTSLLYGLFLLSVCILYWTSRSNQIRFVILTISSLIFYASWQPQYLPLLLAMTWINYSLGNVLVPHAAHGDHAQNWKLSNQEWQFAQADWNQRRFLILVVGIILNIILLFGFKYVPFVFGTAGELFNLPVASQSADWVKDNVVAPLGLSFFCFEAIAYLVDVYRGAPAAKNFTKFAAYKLFFPKLISGPITLYHQLTSQLKSPQFPSTEVLTEGLWLIALGAMKKALIADRLAIIVDLSFSHVVRAGSWDLWVATLAYGLQLYLDFSGYVDIVRGSAILLGLTLPENFQDPYFTTSIADFWRRWHMTLGNWLRNYLYFPLGGSRAGLIRTCLNLLIVMVIAGIWHGAAWGFIVWGAYHGLALVVHRLVDTFSKKNRGLQGFWQSIPGTIFAWIVTQLMVFTAWIFFRLPNLQDSLLAISRLFGQDADPQFTQKIYFDTLGIDRLQFTLVLSALVAAMTVLFLFQRWMKLNLNWPIKLVLIPISLYMVWLLAPQGALPYIYFDF; translated from the coding sequence ATGAGTTTTACCTCGTTACTTTATGGCTTATTTTTACTCAGCGTCTGTATTCTCTATTGGACGAGCCGATCGAATCAAATTCGATTTGTTATCCTGACAATTTCCTCATTAATTTTTTATGCGTCCTGGCAGCCGCAATATCTTCCCCTGCTGTTAGCCATGACTTGGATTAATTACAGTTTGGGAAATGTGCTTGTCCCTCATGCCGCTCATGGCGACCACGCTCAAAATTGGAAATTATCAAATCAGGAATGGCAGTTCGCGCAAGCAGATTGGAATCAACGGCGATTCCTAATTTTAGTGGTAGGAATTATCCTCAATATTATTTTATTATTTGGGTTTAAATACGTTCCTTTTGTCTTCGGTACGGCGGGCGAACTCTTCAATTTGCCTGTAGCGAGTCAGTCGGCAGATTGGGTGAAAGACAATGTGGTTGCGCCTTTGGGACTCAGCTTCTTCTGCTTTGAGGCGATCGCCTATTTAGTAGATGTATATCGCGGCGCACCAGCAGCGAAAAATTTCACCAAATTTGCAGCTTACAAACTCTTTTTTCCCAAACTTATTTCCGGTCCAATTACCCTGTATCATCAACTTACCAGTCAACTAAAATCCCCACAATTTCCGAGCACTGAAGTATTAACTGAAGGGTTATGGTTAATTGCTTTAGGAGCAATGAAAAAAGCCTTAATTGCCGATCGCCTGGCGATTATTGTTGACTTAAGCTTTTCCCATGTCGTTCGTGCGGGAAGCTGGGATTTATGGGTGGCGACGTTAGCCTACGGACTGCAACTTTATCTGGATTTTAGCGGTTATGTGGATATCGTGCGCGGCAGTGCCATTTTATTGGGACTCACCTTACCGGAAAATTTCCAAGATCCTTATTTTACCACCAGTATCGCTGACTTTTGGCGGCGCTGGCACATGACATTAGGCAACTGGTTGCGCAATTATTTATATTTCCCGTTAGGAGGATCTCGCGCCGGATTAATTCGTACCTGTCTCAACTTATTAATCGTGATGGTAATTGCCGGAATTTGGCATGGCGCCGCCTGGGGATTTATCGTCTGGGGAGCCTATCACGGACTTGCCTTAGTCGTGCATCGCTTAGTCGATACATTCTCGAAAAAAAATCGCGGTTTGCAAGGATTTTGGCAAAGTATACCGGGAACCATTTTTGCTTGGATCGTCACGCAATTAATGGTCTTTACAGCATGGATATTTTTCCGTTTACCCAATTTACAGGATTCCTTATTAGCCATTTCTCGCTTATTCGGACAAGATGCCGATCCGCAATTCACCCAGAAAATTTATTTCGATACCTTGGGAATCGATCGCTTGCAGTTTACCCTGGTATTGTCCGCGCTGGTGGCAGCGATGACGGTGCTGTTTTTATTCCAACGCTGGATGAAGCTGAATTTAAACTGGCCGATTAAGTTAGTCTTAATTCCGATAAGTTTATATATGGTGTGGTTGCTCGCACCCCAAGGAGCACTGCCTTACATTTACTTTGATTTCTAA
- a CDS encoding sulfotransferase family protein, whose translation MYFHGSILKQALQTSFSRQYFHPVHGVSAIAFTSLFLILRSLVSAARYTDRICYPEYYQQPINNPIYITGNPRSGTTFLHRLLTEDRHFTYTKLYHTIFPAITFYRIFSSLSAIDRNIGGRLSKLVNWLDRQGFRGWDSIHKTQLNRAEEDEQLFMFTLLSPVITLLFPYYQELEESLWVDRLPQPTRHRLMSYYIDCLQRHLYATGSEKTLLIKNTTSTGRLRSTIAALPQVCIIHMVRHPYECIPSLLSMYAASWNTFVRKKKVRSQANLHLAQLYASYYRERMQIFREFSHNYPDQFLEISYQDLVNSPLSAIERIYQKFDLKLNELTYARFQQVTDAAKHYKSQHSYSLEKFGIDRKMLYEQMPDVFDYYGFES comes from the coding sequence ATGTATTTTCATGGTTCGATACTAAAGCAAGCACTCCAAACTAGCTTTTCGCGACAATATTTTCATCCAGTTCACGGAGTATCGGCGATCGCATTTACCAGCTTGTTTTTGATATTGCGATCGCTCGTTAGTGCCGCACGCTACACTGACCGTATCTGCTATCCTGAATACTACCAGCAACCTATCAATAATCCCATTTATATTACGGGAAATCCTCGCAGTGGCACGACTTTTTTACACCGCTTATTAACTGAAGATAGGCATTTTACTTATACTAAACTTTATCACACCATCTTTCCTGCCATTACATTCTATAGAATATTTTCCAGTTTATCTGCCATAGACCGCAATATTGGCGGCCGTTTGTCTAAACTCGTAAATTGGCTCGATAGGCAAGGATTTCGAGGGTGGGATAGCATTCATAAAACCCAACTGAATCGAGCGGAAGAAGACGAACAGTTATTTATGTTTACCTTATTATCTCCGGTCATAACTCTGCTCTTTCCTTATTATCAAGAATTAGAAGAATCTCTCTGGGTCGATCGTTTACCTCAACCCACTCGCCATCGCCTAATGAGTTATTATATTGATTGCTTGCAACGCCATCTCTATGCTACGGGTTCGGAGAAAACATTACTTATCAAAAATACCACATCTACCGGACGACTGCGATCGACGATCGCCGCTCTCCCGCAAGTTTGCATTATTCATATGGTACGCCATCCCTACGAATGCATTCCATCTTTGCTCAGCATGTATGCTGCCTCCTGGAATACATTTGTGCGCAAGAAAAAAGTGCGATCGCAAGCCAATTTACACTTAGCTCAACTCTATGCCAGTTATTATCGCGAACGAATGCAAATTTTTCGCGAATTTAGCCACAACTATCCCGACCAGTTTCTGGAAATATCATATCAAGATTTAGTCAATTCTCCTTTATCTGCGATCGAGCGTATTTATCAGAAATTCGATCTAAAGCTTAATGAATTGACTTATGCTCGATTTCAGCAGGTTACCGATGCTGCCAAACACTATAAAAGCCAGCATAGTTATTCTCTAGAAAAGTTTGGCATCGATCGCAAAATGCTATACGAACAAATGCCAGATGTCTTTGACTACTATGGCTTTGAGTCTTAG
- a CDS encoding type II toxin-antitoxin system VapC family toxin — protein MNGRYLLDTNIMIALFAEEATVQQNFAEAEACFIPSIAIGELCYGARKSNRLTANLDRIEELIANTTILECNTQTARQYGEVKNKLRLKGRPLPENDIWIASLALQHNLTLVTRDAHFQQVEHLQTLAW, from the coding sequence ATGAATGGTAGATATTTACTAGATACTAATATTATGATTGCTCTGTTTGCTGAGGAAGCAACCGTTCAACAAAACTTTGCTGAAGCAGAAGCTTGCTTTATTCCGAGTATTGCGATCGGTGAATTGTGTTATGGTGCTCGAAAATCAAACCGCTTGACAGCGAATTTAGACAGAATTGAAGAATTAATCGCCAACACGACAATCCTTGAGTGTAATACCCAAACAGCACGTCAATATGGTGAAGTGAAAAACAAACTCAGACTCAAAGGTCGTCCTTTACCAGAAAATGATATATGGATTGCTTCGTTAGCCTTACAACACAACTTAACATTAGTCACCCGAGATGCTCATTTTCAACAAGTCGAACATTTACAAACTTTAGCGTGGTGA
- a CDS encoding ATP-binding protein → MNVSNQHLTKKVVKERRDYNTWVANETLEDYSLRYAPKSYRKWSEFLIANTALGGISFLALEAIGASLLIGYGFLNAFWAILFAGLIIFVAGIPITYYAAKYNIDMDLLTRGAGFGYIGSTITSLVYASFTFIFFALEAAIMAQALKLYFHLPLSWGYLLCSIVIIPLTFYGVTLINKLQLWTQPIWLSLMIAPYFFAIYKEPDSIKYWMNFVGDSTINTHFNPLVFGTAATISLSLIAQLGEQVDYLRFLPDKQEKNHWKWWCALLAAGPGWIILGVAKQLGGSFLAALAISHGISIVEAKQPINMYLAGFADMFDNPSIVLTVGTLFVIISQIKINVTNAYGGSLAWSNFFSRLTHSHPGRVVWLVFNVGIALLLMELGVFETLEAVLGLYSNVSIAWIGALVADLVINKPLKLSPSYIEFKRAYLYNINPVGFGSMAIASAISILAFVGIFGAYPQAYSSFLALGIAFILSPLIAWITQGKYYIARTNPLREIISLNPPLIQCSICEESYEPADTAHCPVYDGYICSLCCTLEANCHDRCKTRVAEDSSRESKSILISFWEQKVLPKINLRLLRFCTSFAILTVIVSTILGLVFFLKITKSAIFSDRDISLLTDVFFVLYALLLVCCAIAAWWFVLSEESRQLAEEELDRQNLQLQTEVQERKRTQSALQELTHELELRVEQRTAELSETLEELKQTQTQLVQTEKMSSLGQLLAGVAHEINNPINFVHGNIGYVFDYTQDLLSLLQTYETEFPKKNIIIDELKEDIEFDFICEDLPKILKSMKLGSERIKEIVLSLRVFSRADEFHIKTADIHRGIDSTLMILKNRLKATANRPEIQVIRDYAAFPPIECYPGPLNQVFMNILSNAIDALEEDNCDRSFKQITIETKAMGEDWISIAIQDNGSGIPESIQGKIFDAFFTTKNVGEGTGLGLSISYEIVVKKHGGRLRCVSTPTDGTRFLIELPVYQCSRSVS, encoded by the coding sequence ATGAATGTATCAAATCAACACCTTACCAAAAAAGTTGTAAAGGAGCGGCGAGATTATAATACTTGGGTTGCTAATGAAACATTAGAAGATTATTCTTTACGTTATGCTCCCAAATCCTATCGGAAATGGTCGGAATTTTTGATTGCCAATACAGCACTAGGAGGAATTTCATTCTTAGCCCTTGAAGCAATTGGTGCATCACTGCTAATTGGGTATGGGTTTTTGAATGCTTTTTGGGCTATCTTATTTGCAGGTTTAATTATTTTTGTGGCAGGAATTCCCATTACATATTATGCCGCTAAATATAACATTGACATGGATTTATTAACCAGAGGAGCGGGATTTGGCTATATTGGCTCAACAATTACATCTCTGGTCTATGCATCCTTTACTTTTATTTTTTTCGCCCTGGAAGCGGCAATTATGGCTCAAGCATTAAAGCTGTATTTCCATCTTCCTTTATCTTGGGGATATCTCCTCTGCTCGATCGTCATCATTCCCTTGACTTTTTATGGAGTTACCTTAATTAATAAATTGCAATTATGGACGCAACCTATTTGGCTATCTCTAATGATTGCTCCATATTTTTTTGCGATCTACAAAGAGCCAGATTCCATTAAATATTGGATGAATTTTGTCGGAGACTCCACAATTAATACGCATTTCAATCCATTAGTTTTTGGAACTGCAGCAACTATTTCATTATCCTTAATTGCACAACTAGGAGAACAAGTAGATTACTTAAGATTTCTACCAGATAAACAGGAGAAAAATCATTGGAAATGGTGGTGCGCGCTCTTGGCGGCCGGTCCAGGTTGGATTATTTTAGGAGTAGCCAAACAGTTAGGAGGATCGTTTTTAGCAGCTCTAGCAATCTCCCATGGAATAAGTATTGTTGAAGCTAAACAACCTATTAATATGTATTTAGCTGGATTTGCAGATATGTTTGACAATCCAAGCATAGTGTTAACTGTAGGCACCTTATTTGTAATAATCTCTCAAATCAAAATCAATGTGACTAATGCATATGGCGGATCCCTGGCATGGTCTAACTTTTTTTCTCGTTTGACTCATTCCCATCCCGGTCGAGTGGTTTGGTTAGTGTTTAATGTAGGGATTGCATTACTGTTAATGGAATTGGGAGTCTTTGAAACCTTAGAAGCCGTTTTAGGATTGTATTCTAATGTATCTATTGCTTGGATCGGTGCTTTGGTAGCCGATCTGGTTATTAACAAACCTTTGAAACTAAGTCCATCATATATTGAATTTAAACGAGCTTACTTATATAATATTAACCCAGTAGGGTTTGGTTCGATGGCGATCGCTTCCGCTATTTCGATTTTAGCTTTTGTCGGAATATTCGGTGCTTATCCACAGGCCTATTCTTCTTTTCTGGCTTTAGGCATTGCCTTTATCTTATCTCCTTTGATTGCTTGGATCACTCAAGGCAAATACTATATTGCTCGAACTAACCCTCTACGGGAAATAATAAGCCTCAATCCTCCTCTGATTCAATGTTCTATCTGCGAAGAATCTTACGAACCAGCCGATACCGCACATTGCCCGGTATATGATGGTTATATTTGTTCCCTATGCTGTACTCTAGAAGCGAATTGTCACGATCGCTGTAAAACTAGAGTAGCGGAAGATAGTTCTCGAGAAAGCAAATCTATATTGATTTCGTTTTGGGAACAAAAAGTATTACCAAAAATAAATCTAAGACTATTAAGGTTTTGCACTTCTTTTGCAATCCTTACAGTTATAGTATCCACAATTTTAGGGTTAGTTTTCTTTTTGAAGATTACCAAGTCTGCAATATTTTCCGATCGAGATATATCGCTATTGACAGATGTTTTCTTTGTTTTATATGCATTACTATTAGTCTGTTGTGCGATCGCTGCCTGGTGGTTTGTCTTGAGTGAAGAAAGTCGGCAATTAGCTGAAGAAGAATTAGACCGACAAAATTTACAATTACAAACTGAAGTTCAAGAGCGAAAACGGACTCAAAGTGCTCTACAAGAATTGACGCACGAATTAGAACTGCGGGTCGAACAGAGAACGGCAGAACTATCGGAAACTTTAGAAGAGTTAAAGCAAACTCAAACCCAACTAGTGCAAACCGAAAAAATGTCTAGTTTAGGACAGCTTTTAGCAGGAGTTGCTCATGAAATCAACAATCCCATTAATTTTGTTCACGGGAATATTGGCTATGTTTTTGATTACACGCAAGATTTACTGAGTTTGCTGCAAACTTACGAAACGGAATTCCCGAAAAAGAATATAATAATAGATGAATTAAAAGAAGATATTGAATTTGATTTCATCTGTGAAGATTTACCGAAAATATTAAAATCAATGAAGTTAGGGAGTGAGCGAATTAAGGAAATTGTTCTCTCTTTACGAGTGTTTTCTCGCGCTGATGAATTTCATATCAAAACAGCAGATATTCATCGCGGCATTGATAGTACGTTAATGATTTTAAAAAATCGCCTTAAGGCAACAGCAAATCGTCCGGAAATTCAAGTGATTCGAGACTATGCAGCCTTCCCTCCAATTGAGTGCTATCCAGGGCCGTTAAATCAAGTATTCATGAACATATTATCAAATGCGATTGATGCCTTAGAAGAGGATAATTGCGATCGTTCCTTTAAGCAAATTACGATTGAAACCAAAGCGATGGGGGAAGATTGGATAAGTATCGCGATCCAAGATAACGGATCTGGAATTCCAGAATCGATTCAAGGAAAGATATTTGATGCGTTTTTTACAACAAAAAATGTTGGAGAGGGGACGGGTCTTGGCTTGTCAATCAGTTACGAAATTGTTGTAAAAAAACATGGAGGCCGTTTGAGGTGTGTCTCAACTCCTACAGATGGAACTCGGTTTTTAATCGAGCTTCCCGTGTACCAATGTTCGCGTTCAGTTTCGTGA
- a CDS encoding ATP-dependent Clp protease ATP-binding subunit produces the protein MFERFTEKAIKVIMLAQEEARRLGHNFVGTEQILLGLIGEGTGVAAKVLKSMGVNLKDARIEVEKIIGRGSGFVAVEIPFTPRAKRVLELSLEEARQLGHNYIGTEHLLLGLIREGEGVAARVLENLGVDLSKVRTQVIRMLGETAEVTSGGGRSSNKTPTLDEFGSNLTQLAADGKLDPVVGRQTEIERVIQILGRRTKNNPVLIGEPGVGKTAIAEGLAQRISHGDVPDILEEKRVVTLDIGLLVAGTKYRGEFEERLKKIMDEIRSAANVILVIDEVHTLIGAGAAEGAIDAANILKPALARGELQCIGATTLDEYRKHIERDAALERRFQPVMVGEPSVDETIEILHGLRERYEQHHKLKISDEALNAAAKLSDRYISDRYLPDKAIDLIDEAGSRVRLINSQLPPAAKDLDKELRGVLKQKDDAVRSQDFDRAGELRDREMELKAQIRTIAAKAREDGNAGDEPVVGEEDIAHIVASWTGVPVNKLTESESEKLLHMEDTLHNRIIGQEDAVKAVSRAIRRARVGLKNPNRPIASFIFSGPTGVGKTELTKALAAYFFGSEEAMIRLDMSEYMERHTVSKLIGSPPGYVGYNEGGQLTEAVRRRPYTVVLFDEIEKAHPDIFNMLLQILEDGRLTDAKGRTVDFKNTLLIMTSNIGSKVIEKGGGGLGFEFDDNAEDAQYNRIRSLVNEELKAYFRPEFLNRLDEIIVFQQLKKTEIKEIAEILLKDVFKRLTEKEITLEVTEKFKDRLIDEGYNQAYGARPLRRAIMRLLEDTLAEELLSGRLAEGSTAVVDVDESGQITVTPQDKKTPVLAKAGD, from the coding sequence ATGTTTGAACGCTTCACAGAAAAAGCCATTAAGGTGATAATGTTAGCTCAGGAGGAAGCCCGCCGCCTGGGTCATAACTTTGTCGGCACCGAACAAATTCTCCTTGGTTTAATTGGAGAAGGAACCGGTGTAGCGGCAAAAGTCCTCAAATCTATGGGAGTCAATCTCAAGGACGCTCGCATCGAAGTTGAAAAAATTATCGGTCGCGGTTCGGGATTTGTCGCCGTAGAAATTCCATTTACGCCCAGAGCAAAACGGGTTCTCGAGCTATCCCTGGAAGAAGCTCGCCAGTTAGGACATAACTATATTGGCACGGAGCATCTCCTCCTCGGACTGATTCGAGAAGGGGAAGGCGTTGCTGCTCGGGTGTTAGAAAACTTAGGGGTGGATCTTTCCAAAGTTCGCACGCAAGTCATTCGGATGCTCGGGGAAACCGCTGAAGTCACCAGTGGAGGCGGACGCTCCTCGAATAAGACCCCAACTCTGGACGAATTCGGTTCCAATTTAACCCAATTGGCTGCCGATGGTAAACTCGATCCGGTGGTCGGTCGGCAAACGGAAATCGAGCGGGTGATCCAAATCCTCGGTCGCCGGACGAAAAATAACCCCGTTCTCATTGGAGAACCCGGTGTCGGTAAAACAGCGATCGCCGAAGGACTGGCCCAGCGCATTTCTCACGGCGATGTCCCGGACATCCTGGAAGAGAAGCGCGTCGTGACTCTCGATATCGGTCTATTGGTTGCCGGAACCAAGTACCGAGGAGAGTTCGAGGAACGGCTGAAGAAAATTATGGACGAAATTCGTTCGGCCGCTAATGTGATTTTGGTGATTGACGAAGTTCATACCTTGATTGGAGCGGGGGCGGCTGAAGGCGCGATCGATGCGGCAAATATCCTCAAACCGGCATTAGCGCGCGGAGAACTACAATGCATCGGCGCGACCACTCTGGACGAGTATCGCAAGCACATCGAACGGGATGCGGCCCTGGAACGTCGTTTCCAACCGGTGATGGTGGGCGAGCCTTCCGTAGACGAAACTATTGAAATTTTACACGGACTGCGCGAGCGTTACGAGCAACATCACAAGCTGAAAATTTCCGATGAAGCTCTCAATGCAGCGGCAAAACTGAGCGATCGCTATATCAGCGATCGGTACTTACCGGATAAAGCCATTGACTTGATCGATGAAGCCGGTTCCCGCGTCAGATTAATCAACTCCCAACTACCTCCCGCTGCCAAAGATCTCGATAAAGAGCTGCGTGGCGTACTGAAGCAGAAAGACGATGCGGTTCGTTCTCAGGATTTTGACCGAGCTGGGGAACTGCGCGATCGCGAAATGGAACTCAAAGCCCAGATTCGCACCATCGCCGCGAAAGCCAGAGAAGACGGCAACGCGGGCGATGAACCCGTTGTTGGCGAAGAGGATATCGCCCATATCGTCGCCTCCTGGACGGGAGTTCCGGTGAACAAACTCACCGAATCCGAATCGGAAAAACTCCTGCACATGGAAGATACCCTGCACAATCGGATTATCGGTCAAGAAGATGCCGTCAAAGCCGTCTCTCGCGCCATTCGTCGGGCACGAGTGGGACTAAAAAACCCCAACCGACCTATTGCCAGCTTTATCTTCTCCGGACCCACCGGCGTTGGTAAAACCGAGCTAACCAAAGCCCTCGCCGCTTACTTCTTCGGCTCGGAAGAAGCCATGATTCGTCTGGATATGTCGGAATACATGGAACGGCACACCGTGAGCAAACTAATCGGTTCGCCTCCCGGATATGTAGGTTACAACGAAGGCGGACAACTCACCGAAGCCGTACGCCGCCGTCCCTACACCGTAGTGCTCTTCGACGAAATCGAGAAAGCGCACCCCGACATCTTCAACATGCTCCTGCAAATCTTAGAAGACGGTCGCTTAACCGATGCCAAAGGACGCACGGTAGACTTCAAAAACACTCTCTTGATCATGACCAGTAACATTGGTTCTAAAGTGATCGAGAAAGGTGGCGGCGGACTCGGGTTTGAGTTTGACGACAATGCCGAAGACGCGCAATACAACCGCATTCGCTCTTTGGTAAACGAAGAACTCAAAGCCTACTTCCGTCCCGAGTTCCTCAACCGGTTAGATGAAATCATCGTCTTCCAGCAGTTGAAGAAAACCGAAATCAAAGAGATTGCCGAAATCTTGCTCAAAGACGTATTCAAGCGCTTAACCGAGAAAGAAATTACTCTGGAAGTGACAGAGAAATTCAAAGACCGGTTAATCGATGAAGGGTACAATCAGGCTTACGGTGCCCGTCCTCTGCGTCGTGCCATCATGCGCCTGTTGGAAGATACCTTAGCCGAAGAATTGCTCTCCGGCCGTTTAGCCGAAGGCAGCACGGCAGTCGTCGATGTGGACGAGTCCGGACAAATTACAGTTACTCCTCAAGATAAGAAAACTCCAGTGTTAGCAAAAGCTGGAGATTAG
- a CDS encoding ABC transporter permease has product MASLNTSSLPYPSFSELPTIWTDSLTILWGEWLDLRVRIAPVAASGLVSPLIYILAFGLGLGTTLDRAMTPPMGDSYLEFILPGMVALSSMTISFAGTVFSICGERLYTKTFEEMLLMPVHPLALYLGKMLAGVMRGLITSASVLLVAVLFTGKIWSFLNPLFLLLIILNCAVFAGLGVLVGLQVKSLETVGLYNNFLIIPMSFLGGTFFDPSTLPGFLKVIVYVLPLTYTTLGLRASAYEMSQFPWYSIPALLIMAIALALVGAYQFTTQQD; this is encoded by the coding sequence GTGGCTTCTCTCAACACTTCATCCTTACCCTATCCCTCATTCTCCGAACTGCCTACCATCTGGACAGATAGCCTCACCATTCTCTGGGGAGAGTGGCTCGACCTGCGGGTCAGAATTGCCCCGGTTGCCGCTTCTGGGTTAGTTTCTCCCTTAATTTACATTTTAGCCTTCGGACTGGGCTTGGGCACGACCCTAGACCGGGCAATGACCCCACCCATGGGCGATAGTTACCTGGAGTTTATTCTGCCGGGAATGGTGGCGCTTTCCTCCATGACTATTAGTTTTGCGGGTACGGTGTTTTCTATCTGCGGAGAACGGCTGTATACGAAAACCTTTGAAGAAATGCTCTTGATGCCCGTCCATCCCCTGGCGCTGTATTTAGGCAAAATGCTCGCCGGAGTCATGCGCGGGTTAATCACTTCAGCTTCTGTGCTCTTAGTCGCCGTCTTATTCACCGGTAAAATTTGGAGCTTTCTCAATCCTCTTTTTTTACTGTTAATTATCCTCAACTGCGCCGTATTTGCCGGGTTGGGCGTGCTCGTCGGACTGCAAGTTAAATCTCTAGAAACTGTGGGACTCTACAATAATTTTCTGATTATTCCCATGTCATTTTTAGGCGGAACCTTTTTCGATCCCTCCACATTGCCCGGTTTTCTCAAAGTCATTGTCTATGTATTGCCCCTCACCTATACAACATTAGGATTAAGAGCATCGGCTTACGAAATGAGCCAGTTTCCTTGGTATTCGATCCCCGCATTACTGATAATGGCGATCGCACTGGCTCTCGTCGGCGCTTACCAGTTTACTACCCAACAAGATTAG
- a CDS encoding NUDIX hydrolase, with protein sequence MAPQPWKILDSRMAFDHQWCKVRQDTVQLPNDTIIDDYFVTLGPEVAIVVPITPEGMVVFVRQYRHGIQQVLIELPAGHFNPEEEAAEVAARRELQEETGYGSDRWMFLGKIYDNPPKETNANHLFLAENVTQISAPQLDVTEEIELVHISISEVMDAVFRGDLCVSGTISALVFALHKCDRSNLVG encoded by the coding sequence ATGGCTCCCCAACCCTGGAAAATTCTCGACTCTCGAATGGCGTTTGACCATCAGTGGTGTAAAGTACGACAAGATACCGTGCAACTCCCCAACGATACGATTATTGACGATTATTTTGTCACTCTGGGGCCGGAAGTTGCCATTGTCGTTCCTATTACCCCAGAAGGTATGGTGGTCTTCGTCCGGCAATATCGTCATGGGATACAACAAGTTCTGATTGAGTTACCTGCGGGTCATTTTAACCCCGAGGAAGAAGCGGCAGAAGTGGCGGCCAGGCGGGAGTTACAGGAAGAAACGGGTTATGGGAGCGATCGCTGGATGTTTTTAGGTAAAATTTACGATAATCCCCCCAAAGAGACTAATGCCAATCATCTCTTTCTGGCGGAAAATGTAACTCAAATCTCTGCTCCTCAGCTCGATGTTACCGAAGAAATTGAGTTGGTGCATATTTCTATCTCGGAGGTGATGGATGCGGTTTTTCGAGGAGATTTGTGCGTTTCGGGAACGATTTCGGCGTTGGTATTCGCGTTGCATAAATGCGATCGCTCTAATCTTGTTGGGTAG
- a CDS encoding Rpn family recombination-promoting nuclease/putative transposase yields the protein MKFISPKIDYVFKKVFGSPQSTAILISFLNAILYQGEKTIQSLTIINPYNPGKLITLKETYVDVKAVLADGSIVIIEMQIGRVSGFSKRVMYNLAKAYANQLTIADAYSRLNRAIAVTITDFTLFKDENSQNIISEFVFYEKTQKFAYPDDELKLFFVELPKFEKSLEKLETLTDKWLYFLKEAARLESIPEALGCVAEIESALNLTNQANMSPEEFDLVERRAMALQDERGKITYATEQGLIQGRAEGRAEGRAEGRAEGRAEGQIALIIRQLQKRFGDIPSAIAIQIESLSIEPLESLAEAILDFDNLSDLENWLSGLTQE from the coding sequence ATGAAATTTATCAGTCCCAAAATCGATTATGTCTTCAAAAAAGTATTTGGCTCGCCCCAAAGCACAGCAATCTTAATTAGCTTTCTCAATGCAATTCTTTATCAAGGAGAAAAAACGATCCAGTCGTTGACTATCATCAATCCCTATAACCCTGGAAAACTAATCACCTTAAAAGAGACCTATGTCGATGTAAAAGCAGTATTAGCTGATGGCTCCATCGTGATTATTGAAATGCAGATAGGGAGAGTTTCTGGGTTTAGCAAACGAGTGATGTATAATCTGGCGAAAGCATATGCCAATCAATTGACAATTGCTGATGCCTATTCTCGACTCAATCGCGCGATCGCAGTCACGATTACGGACTTCACCTTATTTAAAGATGAAAATTCCCAGAACATCATTAGTGAATTTGTCTTTTATGAGAAAACTCAGAAATTTGCCTATCCGGATGACGAACTCAAATTATTCTTTGTGGAGCTACCGAAGTTTGAGAAATCTCTAGAAAAGTTAGAAACTCTCACAGATAAATGGCTCTATTTCCTCAAGGAAGCTGCTCGGTTAGAGAGCATCCCAGAGGCATTAGGATGCGTAGCAGAAATTGAATCAGCGCTCAATCTCACCAATCAGGCAAACATGAGTCCGGAAGAATTCGATCTTGTAGAACGTCGCGCTATGGCACTGCAAGATGAAAGAGGAAAAATTACTTATGCCACCGAACAAGGCTTAATACAAGGGCGGGCAGAAGGACGGGCAGAAGGACGGGCAGAAGGGCGGGCAGAAGGACGGGCAGAAGGACAAATTGCCCTGATAATACGTCAATTGCAAAAGCGTTTTGGAGATATTCCTAGCGCGATCGCAATTCAAATTGAAAGCCTATCCATCGAGCCACTAGAATCCCTAGCCGAAGCTATTTTAGACTTCGATAATCTCTCGGATTTAGAGAATTGGTTGTCTGGCCTGACTCAAGAATGA